One segment of Etheostoma spectabile isolate EspeVRDwgs_2016 unplaced genomic scaffold, UIUC_Espe_1.0 scaffold302, whole genome shotgun sequence DNA contains the following:
- the si:dkey-219e21.4 gene encoding E3 ubiquitin-protein ligase TRIM62, translating to MAEKEASPIGNGQSPAAESPQGGLTAPPAGSPGVLQDALSFTTLDSDAQRVVQPFPRSPKLQRKIAKAAQPSQEQLSRRVEELQAERTRTEARIQSLKKRKADLSRSTEAMKQQVREHFDNMRCVLKQDEKAVQDSLDLDLRQTRTRLDQVVKKWKQHQDQVTQGIASLQRALAHSAAGAQEDAKVKGPSEHLSAKKPDASEKEIRLNEERFQRLLKTLSSVTRHLKAQLQRKTLLLDSSPVVIDRQTCHSQITVSSEGRGMSFSGPGRPAPEHPLQFDKVCCAVGSAPVSAGRSYWEVDVRCCSAWAVGAAYGSLERKGRDQGAKLGRNRNSWCVELRDSRLSAWHNNRSVACRGAGQTVPGKVGVWLDYDKGQLMFYDADAMVLLQSFTAAVTPVFDRAHHQFTEPLYPAVCFLRPAESQMWPNHLQLCDPAGSF from the exons ATGGCCGAAAAAGAAGCATCACCTATTGGTAATGGACAGTCGCCGGCGGCCGAGTCACCCCAGGGTGGTCTCACAGCGCCGCCTGCAGGCAGCCCCGGTGTCCTGCAGGACGCACTGAGCTTCACTACGCTGGACTCGGACGCCCAGAGGGTGGTTCAGCCTTTCCCGCGCTCTCCCAAACTACAACGGAAGATCGCCAAAGCTGCACAGCCCTCCCAG GAGCAGCTGTCTAGACGCGTGGAGGAGCTGCAGGCAGAGAGGACCAGGACCGAGGCTCGCATCCAGTCTCTCAAGAAACGCAAGGCAGACCTCTCG AGGAGCACCGAGGCCATGAAGCAGCAGGTGCGAGAGCACTTCGACAACATGCGCTGCGTCCTGAAGCAGGACGAGAAGGCCGTGCAGGACtccctggacctggacctgagaCAGACCCGGACAAGACTGGACCAGGTGGTGAAGAAGTGGAAGCAGCACCAGGACCAGGTGACCCAGGGCATCGCCAGCCTCCAGAGAGCGCTGGCCCACAGCGCCGCCGGGGCGCAGGAAGACGCCAAG GTCAAGGGTCCGTCTGAACACCTGAG CGCTAAGAAGCCCGATGCCTCGGAGAAGGAAATCCGGCTGAATGAGGAGAGATTTCAAAGGCTCCTAAAAACGTTGTCCTCCGTCACCAGACACCTGAAGGCTCAGCTGCAGAGGAAGACTCTCCTGTTAG ATTCCTCCCCGGTGGTGATTGACAGGCAGACTTGCCACAGCCAGATCACCGTGTCCTCGGAGGGGCGGGGCATGTCCTTCTCCGGCCCTGGCCGCCCCGCTCCGGAGCACCCCCTCCAGTTTGACAAAGTGTGCTGCGCCGTGGGCTCGGCGCCCGTCTCGGCCGGGCGGAGCTACTGGGAGGTCGACGTCCGCTGCTGCTCCGCGTGGGCCGTGGGCGCCGCCTACGGCAGCCTGGAGAGGAAGGGCCGGGACCAGGGCGCCAAACTGGGCCGGAACAGGAACTCCTGGTGCGTGGAGCTCCGCGACAGCCGCCTCTCGGCTTGGCACAACAACCGGAGCGTGGCGTGCCGGGGCGCCGGGCAAACGGTGCCGGGAAAGGTCGGAGTGTGGCTCGACTACGACAAGGGCCAGCTGATGTTTTACGACGCGGACGCCATGGTCCTGCTGCAGAGCTTCACCGCGGCGGTGACGCCGGTGTTCGACAGGGCTCATCACCAGTTCACGGAGCCCCTGTACCCCGCCGTGTGCTTCCTGAGACCAGCAGAGAGCCAGATGTGGCCCAACCACCTGCAGCTCTGCGATCCTGCGGGCTCTTTCTAA